A single region of the Raphanus sativus cultivar WK10039 chromosome 1, ASM80110v3, whole genome shotgun sequence genome encodes:
- the LOC108811227 gene encoding LOW QUALITY PROTEIN: non-classical arabinogalactan protein 31 (The sequence of the model RefSeq protein was modified relative to this genomic sequence to represent the inferred CDS: inserted 6 bases in 4 codons), with translation MGFLGKSVLLSLLALWCFTSCAFTEEVNHVTQTPSSAPAPSPYHHGHHHPHPPHHHHPHPHPPAKAPVKPPVSPPSKPPVKPPVYPPXKSPVKPPTKPPVKPPVSPPAKPPVKPPVYPPTKAPVKPPVKPPVKPPVSPPAKPPVXPPVYLRPKPLLSPPVKPPVKPPVSPPAKPPVKPPVYPPTKAPVKPPTKAPLSXSGLPPAKPPVSPPAKPPVRPPXLPPKFNRSLVAVQGTVFCKSCQYASSDSLIGAKPVEGAVVRLLCKSKKNIVAETKTDKNGYFLLLGPKTVTNYGFRGCRVYLVKSKDYKCNKVSKLFGGDVGAVLKPEKRKGKSAVVINQLIYGIFNVGPFAFDPVCPK, from the exons ATGGGGTTCTTGGGTAAGAGTGTATTGTTGAGTCTCCTTGCACTTTGGTGCTTCACTTCTTGTGCTTTCACTGAAGAAGTGAACCATGTGACCCAAACGCCTTCCTCTGCTCCTGCTCCATCTCCTTACCACCACGGCCACCACCACCCACATCCTCCCCATCACCACCACCCTCACCCACATCCACCGGCAAAAGCCCCTGTCAAGCCGCCAGTTTCTCCACCTTCTAAACCTCCGGTTAAGCCTCCAGTTTACCCTC CCAAATCCCCGGTTAAGCCCCCAACTAAACCTCCGGTTAAGCCACCAGTTTCTCCACCAGCCAAACCTCCAGTTAAACCTCCGGTTTACCCTCCGACCAAAGCTCCAGTTAAGCCCCCAGTCAAACCTCCGGTTAAGCCACCAGTTTCACCCCCAGCCAAACCTCCGG AGCCCCCGGTTTACCTCCGACCAAAGCCCCTGTTAAGCCCCCCAGTCAAACCTCCGGTTAAGCCACCAGTTTCACCACCGGCCAAACCTCCAGTTAAGCCTCCAGTGTACCCGCCGACAAAAGCCCCTGTTAAGCCCCCAACCAAAGCCCCGTTAAG CTCCGGTCTCCCTCCAGCCAAGCCACCGGTCTCCCCTCCAGCTAAGCCACCGGTGAGGCCACC TTTACCACCAAAATTCAACAGAAGCCTAGTTGCCGTTCAGGGTACGGTTTTCTGCAAAAGCTGCCAATACGCTTCTTCCGATTCACTCATTGGCGCCAAACCCGTTGAAG gTGCTGTTGTGAGACTACTGTGTAAGAGCAAGAAGAACATAGTCGCAGAGACCAAAACGGACAAGAACGGATACTTCTTGTTGTTGGGTCCGAAGACGGTGACGAATTACGGGTTCAGGGGATGTCGTGTGTATCTTGTGAAATCAAAGGACTACAAATGCAACAAAGTGTCAAAGCTTTTCGGTGGAGATGTCGGTGCCGTACTCAAGCCGGAGAAAAGGAAGGGGAAATCTGCGGTGGTCATCAACCAGCTCATCTACGGTATCTTTAACGTTGGACCGTTTGCGTTCGACCCGGTCTGCCCCAAATGA
- the LOC108859789 gene encoding B3 domain-containing transcription factor LEC2, giving the protein MDNFLPFSSSNANSVEELSMDLNNNPSRFSTLPTSDHHHQAQPHPLLPPYSYVASPVDQTAAMKPQIPVIQTGSEYGSLVYNPGFRQARGGFLDPHTAKMARINRKKAMIRSRNNSSPNSSTNEMVDSRRQVVLSMKNSAEIAARKDLYRFSSFDNKKLRVLLVKHLKNSDVGSLGRIVLPKREAERNLPELSTKEGMIVEMRDADSMQNWSFKYKFWSNNKSRMYVLENTGEFVTRKRVEIGDFLTIYEDESKNLYFSIRKYADKPNEGREDEWMEANDMNFYEDIEFDFIPKDEEEDSIAMLIGNLNDHYPNPNNLMDLPIDLHHHQQATSSLPHVDYMTNPQHGGSSNDHMSFNDFVW; this is encoded by the exons ATGGATAACTTCTTGCCCTTTTCCTCTTCTAACGCAAACTCTGTCGAAGAACTCTCAATGGATCTTAACAACAATCCCTCACGCTTCTCAACGCTCCCTACttctgatcatcatcatcaggcGCAGCCTCACCCCTTGTTGCCACCTTACTCATACGTTGCATCTCCTGTGGATCAGACGGCGGCTATGAAACCTCAGATCCCGGTTATACAAACCGGAAGTGAGTACGGTTCTCTGGTTTATAATCCCGGTTTTAGACAAGCAAGAGGTGGATTCCTTGATCCACACACGGCTAAGATGGCCAGGATCAACAGGAAGAAGGCGATGATAAGATCAAGAAACAACTCTAGCCCTAACTCTAGCACGAATGAGATGGTTGATTCAAGGAGACAAGTGGTTCTTAGCATGAAAAATAGTGCCGAGATTGCCGCAAGGAAAGATCTCTATCGATTTTCCTCATTCGATAACAAG AAGCTTAGGGTTTTGCTGGTGAAACACTTGAAGAACAGCGATGTTGGATCACTTGGGAGGATCGTTCTACCAAAG AGAGAAGCTGAAAGAAATCTTCCGGAGCTATCTACTAAAGAAGGAATGATAGTAGAGATGAGAGATGCTGACTCTATGCAGAATTGGTCTTTCAAATACAA GTTCTGGTCCAATAACAAGAGCAGAATGTATGTCCTCGAAAACACAG GAGAATTTGTGACGagaaaaagagtagagattGGAGATTTTTTAACAATCTACGAGGACGAAAGCAAGAATCTC TACTTCTCCATAAGAAAGTACGCAGACAAACCAAATGAAGGAAGAGAAGATGAGTGGATGGAAGCCAACGACATGAACTTCTACGAAGATATTGAGTTTGATTTCATAccaaaagatgaagaagaagattctaTTGCAATGCTCATCGGAAATCTAAACGATCACTATCCCAACCCAAACAATCTTATGGACCTCCCAATCGATCTTCATCACCATCAACAAGCCACCTCCTCGTTGCCACATGTGGATTACATGACCAATCCTCAGCATGGTGGTTCCTCCAATGATCACATGAGCTTTAACGACTTTGTATGGTAA